TCCGGGGGGTCGTGCCGGTCGTGGGCCGGGGGCCGGGCGGGCAGATCCTGGGGGCCGTGGCGGTCAGCGCCTATGTCCCCGCCGGGCTGGCGGACAAGGCCGCGGACATCACGGTGGGGATCAAGGAGTACAAGCAGCTCCGGATGCTCAAGACCCCCATCAAGGGCATCTACATCATGCTCTTCCTGATGGTGACCCTCCTGGTCCTCTTCGCGGCCATCTGGACCGCCGTGCACATGGCCCGGGGGATCACCGCCCCCATCCAGCAGTTGGCGGAGGCGACGAGGGCGGTGGCCGCCGGGGACCTCACCTACCGGGTCCAGGTCCAGGCGGACGACGAGATCGGCATCCTGGTGGACTCCTTCAACCGGATGACGGGGGACCTGCTGCGGGGCAAGGCGGAGCTGACGGATGCCAACCTGGACCTGCAGCGGACCAACGTGGAGCTGGAGCAGCGGCGGGCCTACATGGAACGGGTCCTGGAGAGCGTCGCCGCCGGCGTGCTCTCCCTGGACGCGGCGGGGGCCGTCAACACCATGAACCCCGCCGCCGCCCGGATCCTGGGTCTGGATCCCCCCGCCGCCCTGGGGCGCCCCTACACCGACTGCTTCCCGGAGGCGGAGGCGGCCCCGATTCGCCAGCTCATCGAGCGGATGGCGGTGGGGGGGCAGGGGAGCATGGACGAGCAGGTGACGCTCGCCCGCAACGGCCAGGTGGTCACCCTCGTGGTGAACATCCGCAGCCTGACCGACAAGGCCGGAACCTATCAGGGCATGGTGGTGGTGGTCGACGACATTACCCAGCTCCTCCGGGCCCAGCAGGCCATGGCCTGGCGGGAGGTGGCCCGGCGGATCGCCCACGAGATCAAGAACC
This DNA window, taken from Candidatus Methylomirabilis sp., encodes the following:
- a CDS encoding PAS domain-containing protein encodes the protein MDPQTALQEKRRRRTRLIVMAALAAVTVLTAVQVFIHQLSVQSPIASNILVFALVNVNLLLLLVLVLLVFRSLFKVYMERRNNLLGARFRTKLVVAFLALALLPALLLFLVASNLITTSVDSWFNIQVETSLQNALEVAQTYYRITQDRVLNAGQQFGQGAVAAELLQEESREDLTRLAREKLVEHRLSSLQIFDRRGRELARVEEPGGPDAARLTGTSRLVEEALQGKSQSLIQKLEAGDLIRGVVPVVGRGPGGQILGAVAVSAYVPAGLADKAADITVGIKEYKQLRMLKTPIKGIYIMLFLMVTLLVLFAAIWTAVHMARGITAPIQQLAEATRAVAAGDLTYRVQVQADDEIGILVDSFNRMTGDLLRGKAELTDANLDLQRTNVELEQRRAYMERVLESVAAGVLSLDAAGAVNTMNPAAARILGLDPPAALGRPYTDCFPEAEAAPIRQLIERMAVGGQGSMDEQVTLARNGQVVTLVVNIRSLTDKAGTYQGMVVVVDDITQLLRAQQAMAWREVARRIAHEIKN